A DNA window from Calliphora vicina chromosome 1, idCalVici1.1, whole genome shotgun sequence contains the following coding sequences:
- the ClpX gene encoding ATP-dependent Clp protease ATP-binding subunit clpX-like, mitochondrial: MSVVRHIVLLSQLPKAGTHYYWLKGICCSNHHTQAGCLAALTTRCLHLATSPKIDITLSHAAAGAGAGGGAAGSGTGSVGSGSGGSAPTSGSSSGSSGEPPNDKNFLSCPKCGSPCTQVETFVSSTRFVKCAKCNHFFVVLSEVDTKRSVKDEPKNQRKPPPPPQKIMEYLDKHVVGQDFAKKVLAVAVYNHYKRIHHNLPQLSPQQQQQMSQANSNMMNDPMGTRNDLLHITGIGHTMANSPGTELPPKQAQSHHHGHDSGSEILEKQNYDIKLEKSNIIMLGPTGSGKTLIAQTIAKCLDVPFAICDCTTLTQAGYVGEDIESVISKLLQDANYNVERAQTGIVFLDEVDKIGAVPGIHQLRDVGGEGVQQGMLKMLEGTVVNVPERNSPRKLRGETVQVDTTNILFVASGAYTGLDRLIARRLNEKYLGFGAPTSGASGRRAAQSAASPMDNDQEERDKCLTKVQARDLVEFGMIPEFVGRFPVIVPFHSLNVNMLVRILTEPRNALIPQYKALIGLDHVDLTFTENAIKAIAKLAMERQTGARGLRSIMEQLLLDPMFEVPGSDIKTVHITSSCVKGKSEPIYVRSEENTTETSDDSSEDSETAKVRVTQ, encoded by the exons ATGAGTGTTGTACGCCACATTGTGTTATTGTCCCAGCTGCCGAAAGCTGGAACCCATTACTATTGGTTAAAAG GTATTTGCTGTTCCAATCATCACACACAAGCCGGATGTTTAGCTGCTTTAACAACGCGTTGCCTACACTTGGCAACTAGTCCGAAAATTGATATAACCCTCTCCCATGCAGCAGCGGGCGCTGGTGCAGGTGGTGGTGCAGCTGGTTCCGGTACAGGTTCAGTTGGTAGTGGCAGTGGAGGCAGTGCACCCACATCTGGCTCATCATCCGGCAGTTCTGGTGAACCACCAAATGATAAAAATTTCCTTTCATGTCCCAAATGCGGTAGTCCCTGCACACAAGTAGAGACCTTTGTCAGTTCGACACGTTTTGTTAAGTGTGCCAAGTGCAATCATTTCTTTGTGGTGCTGTCCGAGGTGGACACAAAGCGTAGCGTTAAAGATGAGCCGAAAAATCAACGTAAACCCCCACCTCCGCCACAAAAGATCatggaatatttagataaacATGTGGTGGGACAAGATTTTGCCAAAAAGGTATTGGCTGTGGCCGTGTATAATCACTACAAACGCATACACCACAATCTACCGCAATTGAGTccgcaacagcagcaacaaatgTCTCAGGCCAATTCGAATATGATGAATGATCCCATGGGCACCAGAAACGATTTGCTGCACATAACAGGCATTGGTCATACCATGGCCAATTCACCGGGCACTGAATTGCCACCCAAACAGGCTCAAAGTCATCATCATGGTCATGATTCGGGTTCAGAAATTTTGGAGAAACAAAACTATGacattaaattggaaaaaagtaataTCATAATGTTGGGCCCCACCGGCTCCGGTAAGACTTTGATAGCTCAAACTATAGCGAAATGTTTGGATGTTCCATTTGCCATCTGTGATTGTACCACACTAACACAGGCCGGTTATGTGGGCGAAGATATAGAGAGTGTCATCTCAAAGTTATTGCAAGATGCTAATTACAA tgtgGAACGTGCTCAAACTGGTATTGTTTTCTTGGATGAGGTGGATAAAATCGGTGCTGTACCCGGCATACATCAACTGAGAGATGTAGGCGGTGAGGGTGTGCAACAGGGCATGCTGAAAATGTTAGAAGGTACCGTTGTCAATGTACCCGAGCGTAATTCCCCACGCAAACTGAGGGGCGAAACTGTACAAGTGGACACtactaatattttgtttgttgccTCGGGTGCTTACACTGGCTTGGATCGTCTTATAGCCAGAAGGTTAAATGAAAAG taTTTGGGTTTTGGTGCTCCCACATCTGGTGCTTCTGGTCGTCGCGCTGCCCAATCTGCCGCCAGTCCCATGGACAATGATCAAGAAGAACGTGATAAATGTTTGACTAAAGTACAAGCTCGTGATCTCGTTGAATTTGGCATGATACCG GAATTCGTTGGCCGTTTCCCCGTTATTGTGCCCTTCCATAGCCTTAATGTTAATATGCTGGTGCGCATTTTGACCGAACCAAGAAATGCTTTGATACCTCAGTATAAGGCTTTAATTGGTTTAGATCATGTTGATTTAACCTTTACCGAAAATGCCATCAAAGCCATTGCCAAATTGGCCATGGAACGTCAAACGGGCGCCAGAGGTTTACGTTCAATTATG GAACAACTTTTACTTGATCCCATGTTTGAGGTGCCCGGTTCCGATATCAAGACTGTTCATATTACATCATCCTGTGTTAAGGGCAAGTCCGAGCCCATCTATGTACGTAGTGAGGAAAATACTACAGAGACTAGTGACGATAGTAGTGAGGATAGTGAAACAGCTAAAGTTCGTGTTACGCAATAA